In one window of Pseudomonas sp. IAC-BECa141 DNA:
- a CDS encoding YebC/PmpR family DNA-binding transcriptional regulator: MGAQWKVKHKEAAANAKGKIFGKLVKEITIAARNGADTATNAHLRLVVEQAKKASMPKETLDRAIKKGAGLLGETVQYHRVTYEGFAPHQVPLIVECVTDNINRTVAEIRVAFRKGQLGASGSVAWDFNHVGMIEASPDTPDADPEMAAIEAGAQDFEPGEEGATLFLTDPTDLDAVQKALPEQGFTVLSAKLGYQPKNPVSGLSAEQMAEVEAFLEGLDNHDDVQDMFVGLAG; encoded by the coding sequence ATGGGCGCACAGTGGAAGGTTAAACACAAAGAAGCGGCAGCCAACGCCAAGGGCAAGATCTTCGGCAAACTGGTGAAGGAAATCACCATTGCTGCGCGTAACGGTGCCGATACCGCCACCAACGCACACCTGCGTCTGGTGGTCGAACAGGCCAAGAAAGCCTCGATGCCCAAGGAAACCCTGGATCGCGCCATCAAAAAGGGTGCTGGCCTGCTGGGTGAAACCGTTCAGTACCATCGCGTGACTTACGAAGGTTTCGCACCGCATCAGGTGCCGCTGATCGTCGAGTGCGTGACCGACAACATCAACCGTACCGTGGCGGAAATTCGCGTGGCGTTCCGCAAGGGCCAACTGGGTGCTTCCGGTTCCGTTGCGTGGGACTTCAACCATGTCGGCATGATCGAAGCGTCGCCGGACACCCCGGATGCGGATCCGGAAATGGCCGCGATCGAAGCCGGCGCCCAGGATTTCGAGCCGGGCGAAGAGGGCGCGACCCTGTTCCTGACCGACCCGACCGACCTCGATGCCGTGCAGAAAGCCCTGCCGGAACAAGGCTTCACCGTGCTGTCGGCCAAACTGGGCTACCAGCCGAAGAACCCGGTCAGCGGCCTGAGCGCCGAGCAGATGGCAGAAGTCGAGGCATTCCTGGAAGGCCTGGACAACCATGACGACGTGCAAGACATGTTCGTTGGTCTCGCCGGCTGA
- a CDS encoding type VI secretion system Vgr family protein has product MLNDKESPFSLTLAEGGINLPVLRFSGHEALNQPYRFEIEVMGLAPAWSPGTLLHQAAFLHLDDDHGIHGIIQSASCEYRATHRIAYQLVLMPYLQALEQHPVRRVFTQLNVPAILEQLLSEHHLPADSYRIEMTVGHYPPRPFCIQYEETDLAFLQRLCEEEGIHYHFEHQPDGHVVVFADDSLSLPQQPTAIPFNTQIDAPATGLSSLFQRHEAVLPQIPAGVRERGYSIAGQDAANHTLGSAIAPPGFLPTAQRHAAQRSRRLLERQRCRSRSIHGRSDCPRLLSGRLVQVMEHPVNAFNEQWLITDLRHQGQQPSILDPVQTVRRYHNDFTALPWSTPFRPPPKQPRPAIPGYQSAQVLGVPGQPAQVDDQGRIAVRLWPDHANASASEGLWLAVVMPHAGSGLPRENLPCAGSEVWVSFLDSDPDRPILCLDACRPRTSQPTETEPDDDLLLDWLLNRYAPPR; this is encoded by the coding sequence ATGCTCAATGACAAGGAAAGTCCGTTTTCGCTGACCCTGGCCGAGGGCGGGATAAACCTGCCGGTCCTGCGCTTCAGCGGTCATGAAGCGCTGAATCAGCCCTATCGGTTCGAGATCGAAGTCATGGGCCTGGCGCCCGCCTGGTCCCCCGGCACGCTGCTGCATCAGGCGGCATTTCTGCACCTGGATGATGACCACGGAATTCACGGCATCATTCAAAGTGCCAGCTGCGAATACCGCGCAACACACCGGATCGCCTACCAACTGGTGCTGATGCCGTATCTGCAGGCGCTGGAGCAACACCCTGTTCGCCGGGTCTTCACGCAACTGAACGTGCCCGCCATCCTTGAACAACTGCTCAGCGAACATCACCTGCCCGCCGACAGCTATCGGATCGAGATGACTGTCGGCCACTACCCGCCGCGCCCGTTCTGCATTCAATACGAAGAAACCGATCTGGCCTTTTTGCAACGGCTTTGCGAAGAGGAAGGCATCCACTATCACTTCGAACATCAGCCGGACGGCCACGTGGTGGTGTTCGCCGATGACAGCCTGAGCCTGCCGCAGCAACCGACAGCGATTCCTTTCAACACGCAGATCGATGCGCCAGCAACCGGCCTCAGCAGCCTGTTCCAGCGCCATGAGGCGGTGCTGCCTCAGATTCCTGCCGGAGTGCGTGAGCGAGGGTATTCGATTGCGGGCCAGGACGCTGCCAATCACACGCTGGGCAGTGCCATCGCCCCTCCGGGATTTCTGCCGACTGCGCAACGTCACGCGGCCCAGCGCAGTCGTCGCCTGCTGGAACGCCAACGCTGCAGGTCACGCTCGATCCACGGCCGCAGCGATTGCCCGCGACTGCTCAGCGGGCGTCTGGTGCAAGTCATGGAGCACCCGGTAAACGCGTTCAACGAGCAATGGTTGATCACCGACTTGCGTCATCAAGGCCAGCAACCTTCCATTCTCGATCCCGTTCAGACGGTTCGCCGTTATCACAACGACTTTACGGCGCTGCCCTGGTCGACCCCGTTTCGCCCGCCGCCGAAACAACCGCGCCCTGCAATTCCGGGGTATCAGTCGGCGCAGGTACTCGGCGTGCCGGGGCAACCGGCGCAAGTGGACGATCAGGGGCGGATCGCCGTCCGGTTATGGCCCGATCATGCGAATGCCAGCGCCAGCGAAGGGCTGTGGTTGGCGGTGGTCATGCCCCATGCCGGCAGCGGCCTGCCTCGGGAAAATCTGCCCTGCGCCGGCAGCGAGGTCTGGGTGAGTTTTCTCGACAGCGATCCCGACCGGCCGATCCTCTGCCTCGACGCCTGCCGCCCGCGAACGTCGCAGCCCACGGAAACCGAGCCTGACGACGACTTATTGCTCGACTGGCTGCTCAACCGCTACGCCCCGCCCCGTTGA